The following are encoded in a window of Impatiens glandulifera chromosome 5, dImpGla2.1, whole genome shotgun sequence genomic DNA:
- the LOC124939905 gene encoding protein LTO1 homolog, with amino-acid sequence MESHPHNSEDDDVFDFSNLEVTHVNDGHNEGYKEGLTLGKEEGRQVGLKHGFQIGEELGFYRGCVDIWKSAFQLDPACFSSSSRVQKSIYQMDELVRDYPLMDPEEETVNEIMDSLRLKFRSICATLNVKLEYNGYPKAVDAKNVELF; translated from the coding sequence ATGGAATCTCATCCACACAATTCTGAAGATGACGACGTCTTTGACTTTTCTAACCTGGAAGTGACCCATGTCAATGATGGCCACAATGAAGGGTACAAAGAGGGATTGACTCTGGGAAAAGAAGAGGGTCGACAAGTGGGTCTCAAGCACGGATTCCAAATCGGCGAAGAACTTGGTTTTTACAGAGGCTGTGTTGATATATGGAAGTCCGCATTCCAGCTTGATCCGGCTTGCTTCTCCTCAAGCTCAAGGGTTCAGAAGAGTATATATCAGATGGACGAGTTAGTGAGAGATTACCCACTAATGGACCCAGAAGAGGAGACGGTCAACGAAATTATGGACTCTTTAAGGCTGAAGTTTAGGTCAATTTGCGCCACATTAAATGTGAAGTTGGAGTATAATGGGTACCCCAAAGCTGTGGACGCCAAAAACGTTGAGTTGTTTTGA
- the LOC124939738 gene encoding uncharacterized protein LOC124939738 — MMNSSELQIWNNAAFDGTEFENIKKVSSWSSFKQDIVNPSDALDTDSIKENWSLQLGKSPIPVKTPAPGKPLQPTGNSVLILNKRNPNKKETAKKVVDDEIRDDKMVDSEIEEIQKEISRLTSRLDTLRLEKAELKIKALEKLGRMVPAKFMEQKKNETKGNQRRGLTMGPSEITAGFRRGVSMGPAEISRQQLRKQEVAAALITPSQPIQNRRKSCFWKLEDVDEKRAVTKERGSSFTVSPKWRKDTAKITPALRRQAATTVGSKKPVKKEGGIISSSIQPKTLFRDGDNKSLPMKKPPMKVVASRYNPPSTKFFIRNRSLPEIEEEEEEEETDKKKGEKKRVSSSTGNSTECLSPPAPEIASEENQSGYGMRKKRWEIPNEIVIHRNAFDEISPVALLPMIRTVRLNAVETPRDSGPAKRVVDMIGRKSYFCNEDDEEELSVPKALNFAEEEEN, encoded by the coding sequence ATGATGAACTCATCCGAGCTTCAAATTTGGAACAATGCCGCTTTCGACGGTACCGAGTTTGAGAATATAAAGAAGGTGTCTTCTTGGTCTTCTTTCAAACAAGATATCGTCAATCCATCAGATGCCCTTGATACTGATTCTATCAAAGAAAATTGGAGCCTCCAACTCGGGAAATCACCTATTCCCGTCAAAACTCCGGCGCCAGGGAAGCCACTTCAACCCACCGGGAACTCTGTCTTGATTCTCAATAAAAGAAATCCTAACAAAAAAGAGACTGCAAAGAAAGTAGTCGACGATGAGATTCGTGACGATAAGATGGTCGACTCTGAAATTGAGGAAATCCAGAAGGAGATCAGCAGATTGACCTCGAGATTGGATACTCTCCGACTCGAGAAGGCCGAGTTGAAAATCAAAGCTCTGGAGAAACTCGGACGGATGGTGCCTGCAAAATTCATGGAGCAAAAGAAGAATGAAACAAAGGGTAATCAAAGAAGAGGCCTCACGATGGGACCGTCGGAAATCACTGCCGGGTTCCGGCGAGGTGTTAGTATGGGTCCGGCTGAGATTTCGAGGCAGCAATTGCGCAAACAAGAAGTCGCGGCGGCACTCATCACCCCTTCTCAGCCGATACAGAACCGGCGAAAATCTTGTTTTTGGAAGCTGGAAGATGTTGACGAAAAAAGAGCAGTGACAAAAGAAAGGGGATCAAGCTTTACTGTTAGCCCCAAATGGCGAAAAGATACGGCAAAGATTACTCCAGCTTTAAGACGGCAAGCAGCCACAACCGTAGGATCCAAGAAACCTgtgaagaaagaaggcggaaTCATCTCATCCTCTATTCAACCCAAGACGCTGTTTCGAGATGGAGATAATAAATCTCTACCGATGAAGAAGCCGCCAATGAAGGTCGTGGCAAGTCGTTATAATCCTCCTAGTACGAAGTTCTTTATAAGGAACCGGTCATTGCCGGAGattgaggaggaggaggaggaggaggagacgGACAAGAAAAAGGGTGAGAAAAAAAGGGTTTCTTCTTCGACGGGAAACTCTACCGAATGTTTATCACCGCCGGCACCGGAGATAGCAAGTGAGGAAAACCAATCGGGATATGGAATGAGGAAGAAGAGGTGGGAGATTCCTAACGAAATCGTCATTCACCGGAATGCGTTTGATGAAATTTCTCCTGTTGCCCTGCTACCCATGATCAGGACCGTCCGATTAAACGCAGTTGAGACTCCACGGGATTCAGGTCCGGCTAAGAGAGTGGTAGATATGATCGGAAGGAAATCTTACTTTTGCAATGAAGATGATGAGGAAGAGTTATCTGTTCCCAAGGCCTTGAATtttgcagaagaagaagaaaactaa